DNA sequence from the Phoenix dactylifera cultivar Barhee BC4 chromosome 13, palm_55x_up_171113_PBpolish2nd_filt_p, whole genome shotgun sequence genome:
ACGTGCTGTATGTATAATGAGTCATCCCATTCCAAATACCTATGATTCACATTCAGTGCAGATTATCCTGCCACAGAAACAGTGGAGCGTAAATCAGACATGTAGGTTTGACTGAATATCTGTTGTTATGTTCTGCATTTGCATGCATTGCCTATTTGAAGTCACATGAGTAAAGGCTCAAAATTATGGTTGTATATTTAACAAAAGTCATGCTTTATTTTTTCCATGAATTAATTAACAAACTTATGGTAATCAGTCAATTAGTAATCGAAAGAGTCATTTattctgaaaaaaagaaaagaaataaagagccATAAATTGATAGTTTTCAATTTTCTCTGCATTTTAAGACAGGATTCCCAATGGATTTGTTTCTGATGCTTTTGTCTTAGTGAAATATCTTTTGATTTATTTGTCCTTGAATTTAACTTCTTATGAATATTTAACATTAACATCTTGTTCTTTGGTTTTTGTAACCATTAAATAGCTAGAAACAAGTTGCCTGTCTAAATAATTCATCTAGCAACATCGGTACATTCTTTACAAATGACCACAATATGTTTTTGTTAAGAAAGGGTAAGggtattttgttttaaaagctcaAGCAGCTACTGTTTCTGTGTTAGTAAGCCTtaagttttattttcttgtaaATATGCATTTATTTTGTATAATTATAAAGAACTTGCCGTCCGGTCCTAATTAAGAATGGACATGGATGACAAACAATGTCAGTGCAGAAGGAAATTTTGATTATGTTTTATGGACACGAGCAACCAATTTATTATAAAGTGGATAGCGGGAAGACATTTTTGTTCTACTAAAATATCACACTTGAAGTCTCTTAATATTGATGTCAGGATTGATTTATTAATTTCAGGTATGTCTTTTGTTGCTCTTACACTCACAATGTGGCCCCAAAAGGGAAATATATTGCTTTTGTTTCAACTGAAGCTGAAACTGACCAACCTGAGGTTGAACTGAAGCCTGGGATTGATTTACTTGGATCTGTGGAAGAGATCTTGTTTGACATTTATGACAGATATGAACCTATCAACAAGCATGATGAGGACAACTGCTTCATATCTACGGTATATATGAGCGAATCTTGTTATTTGTTTGATAAGAGCTACTTAATTTTCCATTCACCAGAATATTTAGTGAAGCTACTTAATTTTCCATTCACCAGAATATTTAGTGAAAACTTGTTTTGTGTATAAGGGAACCCAGCTGGTAATTCTGATTGTAGTGATTTTCTTTGTAGAGTTACGATGCAACGACACACTTTGAGTCAACAGTACAGGATGCGATCTCCATGTACAGTAGGATAACTGGGAaggtaatattttcattatttgggataacattattaagataAGTAAATACATACTGGTACAATGATATGTTTTACCTTTTATAGTTGAAAtatcatatatgtatatgtagagagagagaaacttgGCTACATTCGAGTGGATCTCCACTCAGATCTAGTCAGGTCTATATTGGACAATGGGAGTCCCATGTTGATGATCCGAGTAGTTGGATGTAATTTACTACATTTAAATTGCTTACACATCCAAAATCATGTAACTTGGAGACCCTTAGCTTATACATCAAGTAGTCAAAAAATTAGACAacctaaataaaattaaattatatgtattttttgatcacttgatgcataggttagggatctccaaatcatatgatttttggtGTGTGAGCAGTTTTGAGGTAGTAGATTACATCCAATAGTTCGAATCATTGATGTTGGACCTCCATTATCAAGTGTTGACCAGACCTGATCTGAGTGGAGATCCACTAAGTTTAGTCAAGTCcagctctctctatatataagaTAATGACCTTGAACATTAATTGCAATTTCATTACAAGATACATATATGTttgtacatgtatatatataagatAATGCCCTTGAACATTAGTTACATTTTCATTAAAAGATGTATAATTTTTTCCCCAAAACAATATGGTATCATGCATGGAGTTCTGTAAGCTAAAGAGTTCAGTTTTGAAAGCTGTGGATTGATGAAGTTTGGGAATTAGATTGCTACATGACAGTTATATTAGTAAATTGGAAATCGATATGGTGTTGTGTTTCTTGGAAATGCTTTGCACATGTCCTACATGAGTGCAAATCTACGTCAAGATAATCCTTATGACACATGAATTACATGCAGGGTCCACTTGTGACTGCTGGCATTAAAACAGCCACTTTGCGATCTCCACCAAAAATTCCCAAGATTAGTAGTCCTTGTAATAATCACAATGTAAATCCTAGCTTTCTCCACCATCATCGGCTTTACCAAGTGCCTAAGAGAACCAAAAAGATTACGAACCTATTGCAATGTTTATAGACTTAACAGTAATAATCTATTCTTCTTTCATTACACAGGAGCTTGATTTGACTGTGGATCTGAGCGCTGCCAGTGCTTCTCCTGAAGATGCTTAGGTTTTCTTCTCAAGTAAAAGGATTGACTACAGACCGATCAAGCAtttgtttctgtttttgttttccaTGCACGTCCCATGGGAGATTACATTTGTCCTTCTTGTAGGTGCACATTGGAAgctcattttttattttcataagtACTATGAGTTAATGCGAGCAGCGAAATTACTGCATTTGAGAAGGTTCTTGCCTTTGAACAGGCTCTTGTTGATTGACAATCTGGTGGGGGATGTACATGCTGTTTGCCAGAGAATTTCACATATGCTGGTCATATCTGTATTCATGGTAATCATGTCATACCTGAACACAGGCACCAAGCCATGTTGTAATGTCCCGTCATGCTCGATAAAAATTGAACTACTTGGTTTGTTAGAGCCAAGAAGGCAAGAGCTTGGAGCAGACATCAGACACCAATTTAGTTGAGTAGTTGGCAAGCTCCCGAAGCTCATCCTGACACATCCTTGTGTTGCATGTATTATTCCTGCAtagcccccctttttttttcgtttAGCTTGTTTCAGTGTCCAAGTGCATGAGCCTGCTGAAGATGTCTTGAGAAATCTGTTCTAAGCCCATCTATATATCAAAGACAATGAACGAGGTGAAGGGTGCTTAATTAACCAGCACGGAGCATTTTCAACTCCATGCGTGCCATCATGTTTCTAGGTAAACCATCTATGATCATGAAGGTCACCCACGTAAAGTTCATGCACTTTCTTTATGCAGTATTTCATCATGAGAAATAACGAGCTCCTGTTTTCAGTCTTTTGACTACCACAGAGATTTGTGAACTTACAACCTGTTTAGCAGAACGCGTAACTATTTGAAGGTACTTGTGTCAAATgatattgttttttttctcaaagaaaaaagaaaaaaaaatcacctcTACCTATATGCTGCAGTTAAAAATGGGGACGATCAGACACTGGATCCTTGCACGTTTTGATAGAGCTGTATTCAAATATCATTGGAGGAAACAAGTATTCTAAGGTAATGTCTTCTGACCCCAAACAGACTCTAGATGACATGTTGTTACTAGATGCCTGAACCACAAGGGCTGGTTGAAGTTGGAATCTCAATTATAATTCAGGGCATTCAAATTTGCCCACAGTAAACAATTGTTGGTAACAACAATAGTGATCAAAAGGTTTAAAACTAGAAGATGGTTAAGACCAGATAAAGGACATATAAACTCTtccgaaaaaagaagaagatcgaGGACATAAAGAAATAAAACATCCTTTCATTTGAGCCCCAACATCTAGTCGCTTCGATGATTCTACAGATAATGAGCTTTGCTAGTAGAATATTTTGTGGCAGCAACAAATCTAGCACTCAATAACATAAATATGTCGCGTGTCCTTGTCGATCAGGCTTACGCTGTTTTGGACTTAGAGAGAGCCTTCTTCGGCTGCCCAAGCATATAACGGCACATGTGTGCTGCCTGCGGCAGCGGTTCATTCAACCAGAAGAGCAACGTCAGGCCTAAAAGTGACCTGCCAGGTTCTGCAAGAATATCCAGATGGATAGAGAAAAATGggaaggttaaaaaaaaaaaaggaaaaaagcatGCCTGGGACATAGACTCATAGAGTCCGAGGGCAATAACGGATGCATACAAGTAATCAAAGGAGAAATCCCTCGTATTTGGCATCCTAATGCAGCACCTTTCAGATGTCTTGCCATGACCATAAACAAAGCATCTATTAGGCATCACAGAGGACGGAAAATAACTCAGAAAGTTCAAATTCATAAAGGCTAGAAATCGTTTTTCTTCTAACTAATTGCTGTACGTTACGCACAAAAATCCACATGAATGAAATAAGCTCCAGCAGGAAGCGAACTGCTTGTTAACTGGAAGAAATCTTACCTAAGCCTTAAGAGCCAGGAAGGTGTGAAGCCGATTTCGACTCTTTCATACCAAAGAAAGAGCACCCAATAATccgcaaaaataaaaatttacagGAAATCAAATATCAGTTTATATCCTGCGTTTAGATTTTCAAAAACTACTGTATGATGATATCTTGAGTCAATGGATTGCCATGTGGGGTGCAGCAGTTGTCCAAGTTATTGTTTCATATCTAGATTCACAGAATTTTTCTAAATCAAATTAATGTGGTAGATCTTTATAATGGACCAACTGATTACCAGAGAGCTAATAGGAATATGTGTATTTGAtttgtattaaaataaaaaGTTCCAAAAATAAAATGGCAACGATTGTGTCCATCCTTTACTCCGAGATATCTGGGCAATGGTGAGGGATGGAGGGGTtttccaggccaagcatgtctTCCGTAAAGCTAATGGGGCCGCAGACTGGGTGGCTGCTTATGTAGTCAGTCACTCGGGTAGTATTCTGTGGGTTGGAGATGGAGAGTTGCTCCTGGCACTTCgaggtattttgttttttaattttattgagtGCATCCGTACTTATCTGGTATGATCCACACACACagattaattgatctatgtCCCCTGGGAGGGGACATagatcaaaaaaaagaagaaaaaagcatGCCTAGGATATAGAAAAATCGGAGCATTTCGATTTGATGATGGTTGTGGTGGATGGTGTGTGGGGAGTTCCCGGTTTGGCAAGGATCCTTGTGCTATTTCCGAGAAACCTAGCATTATAACTCGCAAGACCAACAATAAGTTCCAAGAGGGCTGGAGAGGTTGTTGCTGAAGCTCCTGTCTCCCAGGAAGTTTAGGCGTAGGCAATGGAAATAACTTAACCATGTCATACCCTGTTCATGTAAAGATCGTTTCGAAGGTTTTTGCTGCACAGCTGGTTGGTGGGCAAAGGTGCCCATGCAGAtgattttcttaaattttctctTAAGAAAGggtggagagagggagagagattcACTTAAATTTCGAGACCATAGATGGCGCTTAGTTCGAGCAGGAGGTAAATTGCTACCTTTTTCATCCTCGTCGTATGCTGAATTAATTTTTGCTTGGTTGGGACTTTATATTGCTACTACAGAGTTTCAGACGCAGAAGTTATGGTTGGAAGGGGATTCAGTCCCTGTGATCAAATGGATATCTCACCCATCCGCTATTAGATGTCATAATCTTCCTTTGTTACGTGACATTCACAGGCAGATCAAAACTCAGTGCCAATGTATGGTATCTCATACATATCGAGAAGGTAATCAAGCAGCTGATTTCATGGCAAATTTGGCTTTATCAGGGGATTGTGATTTTCAGTTTTCTGATCTTTTACCTCCTCAGTTGGCTGTTATCTTAAAGGCTGATTGCAGGAATGTGTCTTTTAATCGAACAGGAGGATGGCTACTGCTCTCATTATGCATATGTATGTGGCTGCTtgcttaaattatatatgttgcTCTTCTGCCATCTTTTGTGTCTTTCAGGTGGGTTGTCCTTGGTATCATACGGTTGTAGGAGCAGGGTGGGTGTTTGATGATTTTTATAGGTAAGAACATCCGCCATCCAAAtagggctgttaatgagccgagctgctcgggctcagctcagtaaaagctcggctcgttagtcaaacgagcccgagcagctcacgagcccaaacgagctctagtctcccactgaaaaatcttatttcggcaccataattcataaaaatctgaCCACATAGAAAAAAATAGCTTGTTATCGAGcccaagcccgagctcgagcccgattaCGAGCCAAAGCTCGGGCTCGTTCtggagctcgtaattgaaacgagctttacgagctcaagctCGAGCTtttgctttgccaagcaagcccgagctcgagcccaatatagagctcgttaccgagcccgagcccgagcttctgtgaaacgagccgagccgagctctcccaggctcgggctcggctcggctcggctcgttaacagccctacaTCCAAACATGTCCTTCGTGTAACACCGTACAGAATACAGATGATAACAGAACAGGCATCTTACAATGATTATCAGATGGATGATTGCGTATTTAAATGTCATCAGCTACCTCGAACCAGTTCTAATACCTGATATATCTGTGTAGGAAGCATTTCTGTGATGACAGAATCAAGAAATGACAACATTCTGAAGCCTTTGCAAATTACTTAAATTTCTTTTGTTAACTGCTGCCGATACGGTGAGCCATGTAAACATTTTCAGGAAATGGTTTTCCTGACGAGCAGATTATCCTTTTTAAACAGTGGGTAAAAATCCCAAGCATTTTAAGCCAGGCATAGCCACTGTTTTCACTTCCCAACTGTTCaatccaaataaaaaaaaaaaagccctccCTTGCTGATGTCTCCAAGCATAGATATTTCAAAATTCTTACATCACAAAAAGAGATGCTATCAAGATGTTAAACGTTTTCCAAAAGTATGCCTCCAGTGGCTGATCATTCTTGCTGCAACATGTTACAGTTTGAATCACTGGTCTGAAACATGAATCTGGTAAACTTCTTTGTCCTGCTGCCAGTAGTTGCGATTATCCTGTAGTTGATCCACTTGCTTGAAAAGTTGTTTCATGACATTATTAATAATGAACTGTTCAAATAGTCAGTTAAATCGAAATATGCTGCTGTTAACAATCATTGTGGGCATCCAATCACAGATTATAATCGACCCTGCTCCAACCCACTACAAATACGCATATAGAAAAAGTTTAGCAGAAATTAAAACCAACATTCATGAAATGTGCTAAATACATAATTCCTAACTCAAGTAATGGTACAAATTTTCAGTCAGTTCTAATAACACTGTATTATGGAAGCCATGATTTTGTTATTTCCAGAGCATCTATCATTGCTGGATTGAAGGAATCCCCATACCTAACATCCTTAATGGAACACCTCTGAAGTAATACCAACACCACTGAATGTACCTACTTGCTCTTTTTCCCAATTGAGCAATAACTTCAAATGGAGCAGGAAACTAATGCATCAATGCAGATGCTCAGATTCCATTGTCATTTATAGCAGTGATCCCCAGTTCAACACAAAGTGGCTTGAGTCCTTCTTCCTCCATCAAACTCAGTGCAGCAAAGCTATAGTAAGAGTGATACAGGTCGGGTAGCATATTCTCTGGGAATTTCGTAAAACCACCATACTAGTGCAGGCAAAACAGAAAAGGAAAATGTCAGCAAGTCCAGAAGAACCAAGCCATTCTAAAGAAGCAAAATTGGCTTAACAGAGCTACTAAATGGGAAGCACCGTCAGCACCTTAGACTGGCAAGAAAGCAAAAATCTGCGTAGAGCACCCTTGTTGAGGAAGTGGTAGAACCCTAAGATTTTCAGGACTCCTCCAACCCTGAATGTAACACACAGGATAGCGGACATTTTAGAGATACAAAAATGTTCTCACTTTAAGATTTAATGTTGCCTCCTTGCTTACCAAAACGCATAACATGTATCACTGGGTTTGTTGGCTCTGCCCTGAAATCCACCATCTGCTGCTTGCCTCTGCaattgaaaaatgaaaaagggAAATAGAGATCACTGCTGTATCCTTTGGGTTTTCCATCACTCTCATGGTTATTATTGTCATCAAAACAATGAATAATCATTCATCACAACTCAAAAAACAGAAGGCATGCAATTTAAGAGGAGCTCAACACATGAACAATTTCTTCCAACTCTTGGCATACGATCGTAAGTATACTACCAGCAAATGATGAATTTCTTTGATTTGATCAATTCATTATGCTAATTTCTGAAGGCCAAACCCCCTTTAAACAAGTTGCACCACTAAGTGAGTACAATCCTTCCTTTAAAATAGGTGTTATGTTTATTGGTGGTTCTAACATCAAATCACTTTAACAGGACTGAAAACAGACTTGTCCCACAAAAGAACCTTTTTAATTCTTATTCTAAAGCATAACGACTAGTACCTGTTGAACAATGTATCAGCAGAAAATAGATAGGGTGCACTGGATTGCACACATTTGAGAAAACAACCTAAGCTGCTGGCTATTATCACTCAATATGGAGCCATCATGAAGGAAGCACAAGATTAAACATCTATTCAATTTCATTTGTCCAGATACATGATGCTTCTAGGGAAAGGTACCTGTAAGCTCCAATCCACGAGCAATGGCACATCAACGACCACAGATTTTGCAGGTTTGGAAGAAATATCAGCATTAATAAAACCCATCAGCTGGAGAGCAGCAACTGCACAGTAGGTCGCACCACCTGCATCGCTAAGACAATGAAAGACAATGAGTACTTAGTGAAGATAGTTTTACATGTTGATAGCTCGTTGTTGGGGTTTTTAAAAATGGAAATACGGAATGTTAAAAGTTATACAGCCAAAAGGGGCTCTTTAGAAAACCCCCTGAAGTTCCTTACATCCATCCAAAGCATGGAACAACTATATATGCCTCATCACCATGGAAAACATCACTAGCAatgtgaacaaaaaaaaaactaaaatgcaATGACAGAGAGAATGAAAATGGCGatagagagagggaaagagtgagggggggaagagagagagagagagagagaaatcacCACCTGAACATCATAACATGAAATTAATAGGATCCACTTACCATGAGATTCTGAACCTGGTACTAAACCAAAGCCACCATCATATGACTGCAAGCAATAGCTAAAAGCATTAGAAGACTTGCAACAAAATCCCGTTGAGAACCAAAATATCTATTAATTAATAGCAGAAATATAGCCATAATGCAAAAAAAGACATCTAGAAGTTGCTCAAATTACAGACCTGACAGTGTAATATATACTCCTTAGCCTTTTCCTTATCCATTCCCGTCCAGTTATTTAGCATAAAACAAATGGCAGCTGAAAAGACCAATCATGTTTAATTATACAAGCTCTCAATAATGCAAATACAAAGAGATAAAACGAAGATAGACAtatgcaaagaaaatttttttctcaCCAGCGCAATAAACAAATCGCAGGTCTTTTTCTGCCCCAAAATGAATTGGCATGAAGCTGTCAAGGAGCATATATAACTTCAATTTTTTCTAATAAAAGCCAGGAAATAGGATTGATATCACTAAATTAAAGTAACCATATGTATGCACAAGACATATAATTGGTAGAAGTTCATGAAACAATACAAATAATAGAACCATGCAAGCTGCGTAAAAGGGGGAGTAAAGGTGCTTTTGGCAGCAATGTTGATTCCCAAATGTCTCAAATGAAAGGAATCTTCCTTTGATTGCAGATTCTCAGTGTGGACGCAAGCATCAAACTAGCATATAGCGAAGAATCACAAATTTTCTTATCTATAATGCACATACAGAGAAGGATAATTGATTGTTAGGAAGGGAAATTTTTCAATAGCATGCCCACAAGAAACAAGTGCATGTACAATATTACATGAAAACCATAGTCAAAGTATGATGTTTCTGTCAgtttatttatttctaaaaGATATAGGAAAATGCACAAAAAACATGTTATGACAAGAATCACATaaccaaaaagaaataaaaaaaggaaataaaaaaatcCAGTTGAGGTATCTGTGCGGTGTTCTAATTGTCATACATACTCATTGTCGTGCATGCAGACGCAGGAAAAGAAATGCCTAAAAAGCATACCATGACAAGAatcttaaaaaaacaaaaaagattgTCAGTTGAGGTATCTGTGTGGTGCTCTCATTGTCGTAGATTTTATTTCTCACATATACATGTGCCCAAAAGAGGTGCATAAGAAGCGTATTATAACAAGAATcatataaccaaaaaaaaagatagttgAGACATCAGTTTTTATACAAAATTATTGTGCAAATTATATGttcattaaaaaatattatacgcAATCAGGCATATAAAACAAATTGTCAATTTCTATATTTCCATTTTGTGATAATATAGGGATATAGGATGATGAATAAGGGGATGAAGATGCAAATATACCTTCCATCAGGTTGTTGAAGATTTCTCATTGAGATCAAGATTGCCTCGGAATTGATGTTTGACAAATTATAGCCAATCATATTCAATATGGCAAGAGCACAATAAGTACTTGCTAGATGACTACAGTTGTGACTTGAAACCTGTTAGAAATAGGAAATTGATAAATAGCCAAACTTGGAAAGTACGGCCAAGATGTTGTATTTAGCACCATATTTATTCAGCACATACCTCACTATCATCGATAGTAAATTGAGAAGTTCTAGATCCATGGAATCCATAGAATTGTCCTGAGCAAAGCAGAATTTATATGCATTTCCACAACTTGCAGaataataacaagataaatcCAAACAGCACATAACTTCATATAACATACCATTATCCAAGTCAGACATTGTTCTTGGTTGTGCCTGAAAGGATAACACCCAACTGGCTATTTGATCCTTGTCAACCTAAATGAGAAGACACATTCAAAAATATATTCAGTGAACAATACTAAAAGAGATTAGAGGCCCTTAATGCTGTGCAACTGAAGCTCCAATAAGTTCCATGACTTGATGACATGAATGTGACATATCAAAACCAATAGTCTACGATAACTAGTTAATGCTAATCCTACAACTTGCAGAACAATGATATGGCAGTGAGGCTAATCTTAATATTTTTatgataatattaatattttcttcgCGTACCaaccttttttttaatctctttATCTCTCCAATCTTTTGGTAAAAGCTATGGGAGTTAAAGAACCATACCATGTAAAAACATGTAAGGCTATTgatttgtctttttctttttttggtagcACTTCTTATTAAATAccattataaattctttcttgtCCACTTAATCTTACCATTGCAATAATCTCATTTGCTGACACCATATCCATTCAACATGTCATGGAATCACAAAACTCATGCTAGATAATTCAAATATTTATAGCAAGTGCCAATTGGCAAAAGTTCTGTAGAGGGGAAAGACAGCActccagaaggaaaaaaaagaaaagaaaaagcataGCATTGTTCTCTAACACCTCTCTGATGCAACAATTACATATTCATTTGGAACACATTACACATTACCCCCAAAACCACCTCTCCAGCAAACTTCTTCTCTTCTTACTATATTGCATGCCTTCTTCCATGGCTATAAATTTTAATGGATCCTTTCTCTTCCTCAAAACTCTTCTACGAACCAAGTAAGAAAACAGCCTTGATCTTAGGTATCTTGTTACCTGTCTCACTAATTCTTTCACCACCGTCCCAAAATAACATCCTATGGATGAAAATTACATCGAGAAACATAAAaagttttttcccttttttggtTTTCCTTTCTTGTTCGTTTCTCTTCTGTTTATATGAGAATCCGAAAACAAGAGGAATTAAACAACGGGGCCGATCTATTTCAATGGAGCACCGTAAAaccaagaaaggagaagaatcgCCCTAAATCAAATCCATGATCCACTTCCAACAAGTCCAAACTCTTGACAAGATCGAGTCTTTTAGCGTGAAATGAACAGATCTACAGTAATTTCGTGGAATTAGGAAAAGGAAACGCTTTTACCCGATCTAGGGCGCCGAGGATGCCGAGGCCGGAGATGGCGAAGTAGGCGAGCGTGAGATGATTGATCTCCTGCGTCTCGAAGTCGGACGG
Encoded proteins:
- the LOC103723029 gene encoding geranylgeranyl transferase type-1 subunit beta translates to MLVCKSKSPRREKLGGPGESVRVRWIRCSAVVRLPPPAMDPEGLELERERHVLFLEMMMERLPSDFETQEINHLTLAYFAISGLGILGALDRVDKDQIASWVLSFQAQPRTMSDLDNGQFYGFHGSRTSQFTIDDSEVSSHNCSHLASTYCALAILNMIGYNLSNINSEAILISMRNLQQPDGSFMPIHFGAEKDLRFVYCAAAICFMLNNWTGMDKEKAKEYILHCQSYDGGFGLVPGSESHGGATYCAVAALQLMGFINADISSKPAKSVVVDVPLLVDWSLQRQAADGGFQGRANKPSDTCYAFWVGGVLKILGFYHFLNKGALRRFLLSCQSKYGGFTKFPENMLPDLYHSYYSFAALSLMEEEGLKPLCVELGITAINDNGI